The following coding sequences are from one Funiculus sociatus GB2-C1 window:
- a CDS encoding glutathione S-transferase family protein yields MLKLYQFFSSGNCYKIRLLLTQLEIPFESVELNILKGESRTPEFLSKNPNGRIPVLETQSGQFIAESNAILFYLSEGTNFLPKDNFERAKVLQWLFFEQYSHEPFIATSRFWISILGKAEEYRDALNQKREPGYAALDVMERHLTNHTFFVGERYTIADIGLFAYTHVADEGGFDLTKFPAINGWIERVKSQPRHISITHLN; encoded by the coding sequence ATGCTCAAATTGTATCAATTTTTCTCCTCTGGTAATTGTTACAAAATTCGTCTTTTATTGACACAACTAGAAATTCCCTTTGAGAGCGTAGAACTGAATATTCTCAAAGGTGAAAGTCGCACTCCAGAATTTTTAAGCAAAAATCCCAATGGGCGGATTCCAGTTTTAGAAACCCAATCAGGTCAATTTATTGCAGAATCTAACGCTATTCTGTTTTATCTGAGTGAAGGTACTAATTTTTTACCAAAAGACAATTTTGAAAGGGCAAAAGTGTTGCAATGGTTATTTTTTGAACAGTATAGCCACGAGCCTTTTATCGCTACCTCTAGATTTTGGATTTCTATTCTTGGCAAGGCAGAGGAATATCGGGATGCACTAAATCAAAAACGGGAACCTGGTTATGCAGCGTTAGATGTAATGGAAAGACATTTAACGAATCATACTTTTTTTGTAGGAGAACGTTACACTATTGCTGATATTGGATTGTTTGCTTATACTCATGTGGCTGATGAAGGCGGATTTGATTTGACAAAATTTCCGGCTATAAATGGTTGGATAGAAAGAGTTAAATCGCAACCTCGGCACATTAGTATTACGCATCTTAATTAG